The Opitutales bacterium ASA1 genome window below encodes:
- the fliR gene encoding flagellar biosynthetic protein FliR codes for MPVFAPAELFVWMLASTRATALLLILPFFLPRSVPRTLRIGFAAMLGWIVVPHAAGADLAMPTHGIEVVLLLLKELSIGLLMGLAVRMVFYVVEFAAQVLATEIGINPAPGFDPTAVTAGSPVGTGLFYLSVLIFFSGAHYAVLFAFARSFQLAPIGLQIPDTNFVEVVVRHSAGIFELGLLMAAPVIAVNFLINLVFSLLGRVVPKMNVFILSFSARIAAGLTMLALSVGLIVHYVVQQLSDAPEMMLRFIPFLHS; via the coding sequence ATGCCGGTCTTCGCTCCAGCGGAGTTGTTCGTGTGGATGCTGGCTTCGACGCGAGCCACCGCGTTGTTGCTCATCCTGCCGTTCTTCCTTCCTCGTTCGGTGCCACGCACGCTCCGTATCGGCTTCGCGGCCATGCTGGGTTGGATCGTCGTGCCGCACGCCGCCGGCGCCGACCTCGCGATGCCGACGCACGGCATCGAAGTGGTGTTGCTTCTGCTCAAGGAGCTGTCGATCGGGCTGCTCATGGGGCTCGCGGTGCGGATGGTGTTCTACGTCGTCGAGTTCGCGGCACAGGTGCTCGCCACGGAGATCGGCATCAATCCCGCCCCTGGGTTCGATCCCACGGCCGTGACCGCCGGCAGCCCGGTCGGCACGGGATTGTTCTACCTGAGCGTGTTGATCTTCTTCAGCGGCGCGCACTACGCGGTGCTCTTCGCCTTCGCGCGCAGCTTCCAGCTCGCGCCGATCGGTCTCCAGATTCCGGATACGAACTTCGTCGAGGTGGTCGTGCGCCACTCCGCCGGCATCTTCGAACTCGGGCTGCTCATGGCGGCACCGGTGATCGCGGTGAACTTTCTGATCAACCTCGTCTTCTCCCTGCTCGGTCGCGTCGTGCCCAAGATGAACGTCTTCATCCTCAGCTTTTCCGCGCGCATCGCCGCGGGGCTGACGATGCTCGCGCTCTCGGTCGGGCTGATCGTTCACTACGTCGTGCAACAGCTCTCCGATGCGCCGGAGATGATGCTGCGGTTCATACCCTTCCTGCACTCCTGA
- the fliQ gene encoding flagellar biosynthesis protein FliQ: MNLEAAIDLFRLTITQSLLLVAPILATAMSVGLAISLVQAVTSIQEQTLAFVPKLLAVGGVLIVSASWFMRTLMEFTISMVQRFPEITR; encoded by the coding sequence ATGAACCTCGAAGCCGCCATCGATCTTTTTCGCCTCACGATCACGCAGTCGCTGCTGCTCGTCGCTCCCATCCTCGCCACCGCCATGTCCGTGGGGCTCGCGATCAGCCTCGTGCAGGCGGTGACGAGCATCCAGGAGCAGACGCTCGCCTTCGTGCCGAAACTGCTCGCGGTGGGCGGGGTGCTCATCGTGTCGGCGAGCTGGTTCATGCGTACGCTCATGGAGTTCACCATTTCGATGGTGCAGCGCTTTCCGGAGATCACGCGTTGA
- the flhB gene encoding flagellar biosynthesis protein FlhB — translation MAETDQDQKTEEPTAKRLSEAFQEGQFAQSPDVGIAVGLIVIFCLLLFVLPGTAARVGEFGISIFGHLERFEINEISAAHGLQVGVGMIGGLVLPIAGTAVLAGVIAGGMQTGFRLTPKVLELKWNRLDPLKGFQRVISMQVLVRFGIDLAKMLVLAAILWAAVHRILEDPIFYTPVAVGHIGGFIRETALYVVVRIALASIVIAAISYAYQWRKTRKDLMMTREEVKQERKNAEIDPQLKAAQRALARRLMQRQMLDAVPTADVVVTNPTHFAVALKYERGQDRAPVVLAKGRDVFARRIKEIAARNEVPMVENRPVARALFKYGQVGKEIPAQLYQVVAEILGFVYRTHRYYFHRLKARRMGMLA, via the coding sequence ATGGCCGAGACCGACCAGGACCAGAAGACCGAGGAACCGACCGCGAAGCGGTTGTCCGAAGCGTTTCAGGAAGGGCAGTTCGCGCAGTCGCCCGACGTGGGCATCGCGGTCGGTTTGATCGTCATCTTTTGTCTGTTGCTTTTCGTCCTGCCGGGGACGGCCGCGCGAGTGGGGGAGTTCGGCATCTCCATCTTCGGGCATCTGGAGCGCTTCGAGATCAACGAGATCTCGGCGGCGCACGGCTTGCAGGTGGGCGTCGGGATGATCGGTGGTCTCGTGCTCCCGATCGCCGGCACCGCCGTGCTCGCGGGTGTGATCGCAGGCGGTATGCAGACGGGTTTTCGACTCACCCCGAAGGTGCTGGAGTTGAAATGGAACCGCCTCGATCCGCTCAAGGGGTTTCAACGCGTGATCTCCATGCAGGTACTGGTCCGTTTTGGGATCGATCTCGCGAAGATGCTCGTGCTCGCCGCCATCCTCTGGGCCGCCGTGCATCGCATCCTGGAGGACCCGATCTTCTACACGCCGGTCGCGGTGGGACACATCGGAGGATTTATTCGCGAGACCGCGCTCTACGTCGTGGTGCGCATCGCGCTCGCGAGCATCGTGATCGCCGCGATCAGCTACGCCTACCAATGGCGCAAGACCCGCAAGGATCTGATGATGACGCGCGAAGAGGTGAAGCAGGAGCGCAAGAACGCCGAGATCGATCCTCAGCTCAAAGCCGCTCAACGGGCACTCGCGCGGCGCCTCATGCAACGGCAGATGCTCGACGCCGTGCCCACCGCCGACGTGGTCGTGACCAACCCGACGCACTTCGCCGTGGCCCTGAAGTACGAGCGTGGGCAGGACCGCGCTCCAGTGGTCCTGGCCAAAGGCCGCGACGTGTTCGCCCGCCGCATCAAGGAGATCGCCGCCCGAAACGAAGTGCCGATGGTCGAGAACCGTCCCGTCGCACGCGCGCTCTTCAAGTACGGGCAGGTCGGCAAGGAGATCCCCGCGCAGCTTTATCAGGTCGTCGCCGAGATCCTCGGCTTCGTCTACCGCACCCACCGCTACTACTTCCACCGTCTCAAGGCCCGCCGCATGGGCATGCTCGCATGA
- the fliP gene encoding flagellar type III secretion system pore protein FliP produces MRKLWIHSSAAFLVAAVEASAQGAPGQVSITLGGGEGVAPDLSVAIQVLILMTLLTLGPSLVILMSSFTRIVIVLGFVRTAMGVQQAPSNQIIVGLGLILSFFVMQPVFSRMHTEAIQPYLAKEITSVEALERGGEPLKQFMLKQTRVSDLEFFLELSNSGPTLAEELPFRIIAPAFVMSELRSAFQMGFLVFLPFIVIDFLVATTLMSMGMMMMPPVVVSLPFKLLLFVLVDGWSLVVRSLVQSFHV; encoded by the coding sequence GTGAGGAAATTATGGATACACTCGAGCGCCGCGTTTCTCGTCGCGGCGGTCGAGGCTTCGGCGCAGGGCGCGCCGGGCCAAGTGAGCATCACCCTCGGGGGAGGCGAAGGCGTCGCTCCCGACCTGAGCGTAGCGATTCAGGTGTTGATCCTGATGACGCTGCTCACGCTCGGCCCGTCGCTCGTGATTCTCATGTCGAGCTTCACGCGCATCGTGATCGTGCTCGGCTTCGTGCGGACCGCGATGGGCGTGCAACAGGCGCCTTCGAACCAGATCATCGTAGGCCTCGGTCTGATCCTTTCCTTCTTCGTCATGCAGCCGGTCTTCTCGCGCATGCACACCGAAGCGATCCAACCCTACCTCGCGAAGGAGATCACCTCGGTGGAAGCGCTCGAGCGCGGCGGCGAGCCGCTGAAGCAGTTCATGCTCAAGCAAACCCGCGTCTCGGATCTCGAGTTCTTCCTCGAGCTGTCCAACAGCGGGCCGACACTCGCGGAAGAGCTCCCGTTTCGGATCATCGCGCCGGCTTTCGTCATGAGCGAGCTGCGCAGCGCGTTCCAGATGGGGTTCCTCGTCTTCCTGCCCTTCATCGTCATCGATTTCCTCGTCGCGACCACGCTCATGAGCATGGGCATGATGATGATGCCTCCGGTGGTCGTGTCGCTGCCGTTCAAGCTCCTGCTCTTCGTCCTCGTCGACGGCTGGTCGCTCGTCGTGCGGTCCCTCGTCCAGAGCTTCCACGTATGA